A portion of the Plasmodium relictum strain SGS1 genome assembly, chromosome: 11 genome contains these proteins:
- a CDS encoding malate:quinone oxidoreductase, putative, whose amino-acid sequence MLRFKNILKVYKTSPFKEASNGSNVEFLRGRRKFSGTGNSEFNIKEKVSININKERELQNDEIYDTVVIGGGVTGTALLFLLSKFTNLKKLAIIERRDNFALVASHGKNNSQTIHCGDIETNYTYEKAKFIKRYADMLRNYLTKLPKEKRDDISSVTQKMVLGVGEKECQFLQERYPIFSQLYKSMKLYNIEEIHEVEPRVALKDAYTLREEKLSALYMPPELTTCDYQKLSQSFIELSQNSDKKISINLLTEVINIEEINDSLYKIYTNKGTIKSRFVVVCACGHSLMIAQKMNYGLEYSCMPVAGSFYFTDYILNGKVYTIQNPALPFAAVHGDPDIIEKGRTRFGPTALPLPLLERDNMKTIKDFLKVWNPDLSLFHVYYNLFKDMTMLKYVARNFLFEIPILNKYLFLKDVRKIIPTLTIQDLTYCVGYGGVRPQLINKKNKKLLLGEGKIDSGKNIIFNITPSPGATTCLGNGEFDMNTICERLNAEVKKDEVRKFLYQGEYPVNYL is encoded by the coding sequence atgctaagatttaaaaacattttaaaagtatataaaaCTAGCCCCTTTAAAGAGGCTAGTAATGGTAGTAATGTAGAGTTTCTAAGAggaagaagaaaatttagTGGTACAGGAAATTCtgaatttaatataaaagaaaaagtttcCATCAATATTAACAAGGAAAGAGAATTGCAAAATGATGAAATTTATGATACAGTAGTAATAGGAGGCGGAGTAACAGGGACcgctttattatttttattatctaaatttactaatttaaaaaaattggcAATAATTGAAAGAAGAGATAATTTTGCTTTAGTTGCATCTCatggaaaaaataatagcCAGACAATACACTGTGGTGATATAGAAACAAATTATACTTATGAAAAagcaaaatttataaaaaggtATGCTGATATGTTAAGAAATTATTTAACAAAATTACCAAAAGAAAAGAGAGATGATATATCAAGTGTAACACAAAAAATGGTATTAGGTGTAGGTGAAAAGGAGTGTCAATTTTTACAAGAGAGATACCCAATTTTTAGTCAATTGTATAAATCaatgaaattatataatatagaaGAAATACATGAAGTAGAACCACGAGTAGCGTTAAAAGATGCGTATACTCTAAGAGAAGAAAAGTTATCTGCTTTATATATGCCACCTGAATTAACTACATGTGATTATCAAAAATTGTCTCAAAGTTTTATAGAATTATCTCAAAATTCTGATAAAAAGATctctataaatttattaacagaagtaataaatatagaagaaataaatgattctctttataaaatttatacaaATAAGGGAACAATAAAATCTCGTTTTGTCGTAGTATGTGCTTGTGGTCATTCATTAATGATAGctcaaaaaatgaattatggATTAGAATACAGTTGTATGCCAGTAGCGggaagtttttattttactgaTTACATTTTAAATGGTAAAGTTTATACAATTCAAAATCCAGCTCTTCCTTTTGCTGCTGTACATGGTGATCCTGATATAATTGAAAAAGGAAGAACAAGATTCGGACCAACAGCATTACCCTTGCCTTTACTTGAAAGAGATAATATGAAAACAATAAAAGACTTTTTAAAAGTTTGGAATCCTGATCTAAGTTTGTTTCATGtgtattataatttattcaaaGATATGACTATGTTGAAATATGTGGCTCGtaactttttatttgaaattcctattttaaataaatatttatttttaaaagatgtaagaaaaattattccTACGTTAACTATACAAGATTTGACTTATTGTGTTGGATATGGAGGAGTCAGACCACaacttataaataaaaaaaacaagaaaCTATTATTAGGTGAAGGTAAAATAGATTcaggaaaaaatattatttttaacattACTCCTTCTCCAGGTGCTACCACTTGTTTAGGTAATGGAGAATTTGATATGAACACAATTTGTGAAAGATTAAATGCTGAAGTTAAAAAAGATGAGGTacgaaaatttttatatcaaGGAGAGTACCCAGTAAACTATTTATAA
- a CDS encoding ras GTPAse, putative — translation METLKILVLGDLGVGKSSFLKLISEKFYEIYPINFFDYFIYTDEKEENKQIMREKDLANNNCSQKNVETIIESMFFQAKKNFLEFIESKMNTKSFFFEERHKYTYGFEIFTFLWNRNNEYNNKFIKNIPMNMIKNDEGLSNNNLLNSNDNKVLLIEFFEIGGVQTYSYIRNIFYEKHDGILLVYDSSNNKSYHNLVKWLYELYINTKPPSDIFCVVKKKENTLWNFFQKKKTNDTSCNKKNIDANYTKNNSNEFKNIKYNDDDFLSDENSDMEKGYYKNSDGILKGEIPIACVATKIDKKNSKEKPAFVKTPKKSYFYNMFFSDFFSKESIYENRNNLKIKKEILKKLEHHISEATEIKASSIDCVVDIDNFLNFLKTVYNKKYKFPKL, via the coding sequence ATGGAGACTTTAAAAATACTTGTGCTAGGAGATCTTGGTGTGGGAAAAAGTTCCTTTTTAAAACTAATAAGTGAAAAATTCTATGAAATATACCCAATTAATTTCTTTgactattttatttatactgatgaaaaagaagaaaataaacaaattatgAGAGAAAAAGATTTAGCTAATAATAATTGTTCACAAAAAAATGTGGAAACAATTATTGAATCAATGTTTTTTCAAGCTAAAAAAAACTTCCTTGAATTTATTGAAAGTAAAATGAATacaaaaagttttttttttgaagaaagGCATAAGTATACTTATGGTTTCGAGATTTTCACATTTTTATGGAATagaaataatgaatataataataaatttataaagaatattcctatgaatatgataaaaaatgatgaaggattgagtaataataatttattaaattccaATGATAATAAAGTATTACTAATtgaattttttgaaattggAGGAGTACAAACTTATTCCTAcattagaaatattttttatgaaaaacaTGATGGTATTTTATTAGTTTATGATTCATCtaataataaatcatatCACAACTTAGTAAAGTGGCTTTATGaactatatataaatacCAAACCACCTTCTGATATTTTCTGtgtagtaaaaaaaaaagaaaatactttatggaatttttttcaaaaaaaaaaaacaaatgatACTTCTtgcaacaaaaaaaatattgatgccaattatactaaaaataattctaatgaattcaaaaatataaaatataacgATGACGATTTTTTATCTGATGAAAATTCTGATATGGAAAAGGGTTACTATAAAAATAGTGATGGAATTTTAAAAGGAGAAATACCGATAGCTTGTGTTGCAACAAAAATTGATAAGAAGAACTCAAAAGAAAAACCTGCATTTGTTAAAACACCGaaaaaatcatatttttacaatatgTTTTTCTCTGACTTTTTCTCTAAAGAAtctatttatgaaaatagaaataatttaaaaattaaaaaagaaattttaaaaaaattagaacaTCATATTAGTGAAGCAACAGAAATTAAAGCTAGTTCTATCGACTGTGTTGTTGAcattgataattttttaaattttttaaaaacagtttataataaaaagtataagtTTCCAAAACTTTAG
- the TLP gene encoding TRAP-like protein, putative, protein MKNIKFFNFLFLFLIFFVKSENLIRKITKRGDLDLVLLYDVGIMPNSEINHSLLENIVELGNNILVKNEKKIRISYVTYDHINVKTRITTDNSDANASEKFKEEVLSTKGEYAERGSKHLKALNYIGIKHFFNSNENLTKMVIMFLNSDGDILNDDTDLNTIHYLFDRKNIILNIITNAKFKDYCNYIQKNGSNTNELLKCVYKNSYFHNFILIHTFEKFYDDISLNAVCSEWSEWSQCSSSCNVGSHFMKRKSLKNEKNPEEGLYKRKGKSCLEQRNYIFQECFNVSCDHSLDKCDTELDLSILLDDSTKITLETWKKHTIPSIRKMISHLNVNEKLVNISLTTFSNEVYNWFDFSSILSKDRDELLIFLGYMGYNFGGNSKDINNALQFVHNNVLNTNTTRPDAKKVLLIINSGDIEENSIREVGESIKKIKETYNAEIYSVCINNSYEDQCKKLTISSNENPNDRFSYSLLNHYDLHNEILEIQKNICSHINYNPFNDKKEDEIRIDQNNDNKQKNEEKSSYLDEENDNHNEMLNLEFDVKERTNDPYTLVGESTRSYEDDYLNDDLSRKKKIYFRSELNLNPYKNINDKNLNKNIMVFRSSNNLNEEYENEKIPNSLNTYSSEYKKKGYKKLLNKLLLNMFKKKKKYNIKNFDDEAKNKLKIFIQKVEIRDEKFEDEDEKEKEIEQEFDILLDDLFKNKTDSSDKNIDDYSSNEKEDYDKLEGVLQADMSFSDIYEINRKLLQKVKEAQDKIPEYKYEIRRKKMKIPADEKNSEMNKYKKLEEKQDDYVPDVEDSTNNEKYMHRNKRSVNFENGFDKINNSNSYPSNEENGFNDGVNVEKEVLRVNEDNNNSNKFGDTNNSSSNIFNESSTNNEFTNILNSKKKQEENKNDNYSNDARGIHSFNKNKSNCKKRILTKNDYLRTKICDMNKSEYPKTLNSRELRPNIMQEHILDALKEKESNNIEGIKLINNEKENATGTKKLIRSNNSELDTVYSKLKILNTDESYNSSNEKSDNISTGESKTLNNLESLQTNIGESRPINAEKSQSISNENPKSVSIQEPKIRNSKNTNSINIKDIEQLDTEDTKKNYDNENIKQNNEEGGKDNHNHDHKSSAHVYKYAAAFAVVAFVSIGASMYYLYYRKHKGIVRSLDSNEFSVSSDIKELKCKEQNVNLNEEHSWN, encoded by the coding sequence atgaaaaatataaaattttttaattttttatttttatttttaattttttttgttaaaagtGAAAACTTAATTAGAAAGATAACAAAAAGGGGAGATTTAGATCTAGTATTATTATATGATGTAGGAATAATGCCTAATAGTGAAATCAATCATAGTTTACTTGAAAACATTGTAGAATTaggaaataatattttagttaaaaatgaaaaaaaaattcgtATTTCTTATGTAACTTACGATCATATTAATGTTAAAACAAGAATAACAACAGATAATAGTGATGCAAATGCTTctgaaaaatttaaagaagaaGTATTAAGTACGAAAGGGGAATATGCTGAAAGAGGATCTAAACATTTAAAAGCACTCAACTATATAGgcataaaacatttttttaattcaaacgAAAATCTAACAAAAATGGTTATCATGTTTTTAAATTCAGATGGAGATATATTAAACGATGACACTGATTTAAATAcgattcattatttatttgatagaaaaaatattatattaaatataattacgAATGCCAAATTTAAAGATTATTGTAATTACATCCAAAAAAATGGATCAAATAcaaatgaattattaaaatgtgtatataaaaattcatattttcataatttcaTATTAATACATAcatttgaaaaattttatgatgaTATTTCCTTAAATGCGGTATGTAGCGAGTGGTCTGAATGGTCTCAATGCTCCAGCTCTTGTAATGTTGGTTCCCATTTTATGAAAAGAAAATCCttaaaaaatgagaaaaatcCAGAAGAAggattatataaaagaaaggGAAAGAGTTGTTTAGAAcaaagaaattatatttttcaagaATGTTTCAATGTTAGTTGTGATCATTCATTAGATAAATGTGATACAGAATTAGAtctttctattttattagaTGATTCAACAAAAATTACTTTAGAAACTTGGAAAAAACATACTATTCCTTCTATAAGAAAAATGATATCACACTTAAATGTAAATGAAAAACTagttaatatttcattaacaACATTTTCTAATGAAGTATATAACTGGTTTGATTTTTCTAGTATACTATCGAAAGATAGAGATGaattacttatatttttaggATACATGGGATATAATTTTGGTGGCAATtcaaaagatataaataatgcaTTGCAATTTGTTCATAACAATGTTTTAAATACTAATACTACAAGACCAGATgcaaaaaaagttttattaataattaatagtGGCGATATAGAAGAAAACTCAATTAGAGAGGTAGGAGaatctattaaaaaaattaaagaaaccTACAATGCTGAAATTTATTCTGTTTGTATTAATAATAGTTATGAAGATCAATGCAAAAAATTAACTATTTCTTCAAATGAAAATCCAAATGATAGATTTTCTTATTCACTATTAAACCATTATGATTTGCACAATGAAATATTGGAAATAcagaaaaatatttgttcacatattaattataatccTTTCAATGATAAAAAGGAAGATGAAATAAGAATAGACCAAAACAATgataataaacaaaaaaatgaagaaaaatcaTCTTATTtagatgaagaaaatgataacCATAATGAAATGTTAAACTTAGAATTTGATGTTAAAGAAAGAACAAATGATCCTTATACTTTAGTAGGAGAAAGTACAAGATCATACGAAGAcgattatttaaatgatgatttatcaagaaaaaaaaaaatatattttagaagtgaattaaatttaaatccatataaaaacataaatgataaaaatttaaataaaaatataatggtATTTAGATCATCAAATAATTTGAATGAAGAATACGAAAATGAGAAAATTCCTAATTCATTAAATACATATAGTtctgaatataaaaaaaaaggatataaaaaactattaaataaattattactaaatatgtttaaaaaaaaaaaaaagtacaacataaaaaattttgatgaTGAAGCAAAAAACAagcttaaaatatttatacaaaaaGTAGAAATTAGAGATGAAAAATTTGAAGATGaggatgaaaaagaaaaagagatAGAACAAGAATTTGATATTTTGTTAGatgatttatttaaaaataaaactgaTTCTAGTGATAAGAACATTGATGATTACTCttctaatgaaaaagaagattATGATAAATTGGAAGGAGTATTACAAGCTGATATGTCTTTTTCtgatatatatgaaataaatagaaaaCTACTGCAAAAAGTAAAAGAAGCTCAAGACAAAATACCtgaatataaatatgaaatacgtagaaaaaagatgaaaattcctgcagatgaaaaaaatagtgaaatgaacaaatataaaaaattagaagaaaAGCAAGATGATTACGTACCTGATGTGGAAGATTCAACAaacaatgaaaaatatatgcatAGAAACAAAAGATCTGTCAACTTTGAAAATGgttttgataaaataaacaatagCAATAGTTACCCTAGTAATGAAGAAAACGGTTTTAATGATGGTGTTAATGTAGAAAAAGAAGTATTACGAGTTaatgaagataataataattcgaACAAATTTGGAGATACAAATAATTCTTCaagtaatatatttaatgagTCTAGTACAAATAATGAATTcactaatattttaaattctaAGAAAAAACaggaagaaaataaaaatgataattattCAAATGATGCACGAGGTATAcattcatttaataaaaataaaagtaattgcaaaaaaagaatattgaCTAAAAATGATTATTTGCGTACTAAAATATGTGATATGAATAAAAGTGAATATCCGAAAACGTTAAATTCAAGAGAACTGAGACCTAATATTATGCAGGAACATATATTAGATGCATTGAAAGAGAAAGAATCAAATAATATTGAAGGGATTAAGCtgataaataatgaaaaagaaaatgcaACAGGtactaaaaaattaataagatCCAATAATTCAGAATTAGACACAGTATATAGtaagttaaaaatattaaatactGACGAATCATATAATAGCAGTAATGAAAAATCTGATAATATCAGTACTGGAGAATCAAAGACACTAAATAATTTAGAATCATTGCAGACTAATATTGGAGAATCAAGACCAATTAATGCTGAAAAATCACAATCAATCAGCAATGAAAATCCCAAGTCAGTATCTATTCAAGAAcctaaaataagaaattctaaaaatacaaattcaATTAACATTAAAGATATAGAGCAACTGGATACTGAagatactaaaaaaaattatgacaATGAGAACATCAAACAAAATAATGAAGAGGGGGGAAAAGATAATCATAACCATGATCATAAATCATCTGCacatgtatataaatatgctGCTGCATTTGCAGTAGTAGCATTTGTATCAATAGGAGCTTCaatgtattatttatattatagaAAACATAAAGGGATAGTAAGATCTTTAGATTCTAACGAATTCTCAGTATCATCggatataaaagaattaaaatgcAAAGAACAAAAtgttaatttaaatgaagagCACTCTTGGAATTAA